Within the Longimicrobiales bacterium genome, the region GGAGGCCGAGGAGCCGGGCAGCGTCGACTACCCCTTCTCGGGACCCATGTTCGTTCTCACCCACAGGCCGCTGGAGCGGCCGGAACCGGAGGTCCAGATCCTCTCCGGCGACATCGGGGAAGCGGTCGCCACGGCACTGGATGCTGCGGGCGGCAAGAACCTCGAAGTCCTCGGCGCCGACGTGGCCGGCCAGTGCCTGCAGCGGGGGCTCGTCGACGA harbors:
- a CDS encoding dihydrofolate reductase family protein gives rise to the protein EAEEPGSVDYPFSGPMFVLTHRPLERPEPEVQILSGDIGEAVATALDAAGGKNLEVLGADVAGQCLQRGLVDEILVYILPVLLGDGIRFSSPGLARTQLEPISSTRSRDATILRFRVRKQSDLTVE